CCTCGATGACCGGGTTGGCGAGCAGTTTGTCGGCAATCTCCCGAGCACGGTCCAGGTCCGGTTCACCGGTGAACTCGATCTCGATCCGCCTGCCGATCCGAACCGAGGCGACATCACCGACGCCGAGCCGGGGCAGCGCGTTTGCGACGGCCTGGCCCTGCGGATCGAGGATCTCGGGCTTGAGCATGACGTCGACGACGACGCGAGGCACTGGGCACTCCTGACTGTGTACGCAGTTGGGTGCCGACCCACAACGGGCGAGCGCAGCCAGCGTACCTGGCAGATATCGCCGCGGGCGCACCGGCCGGGTGCAGTCCAGGCAGTGATCGACACTACCGACGCCCAGGGTGACCCAACAGGCGCGACAGGTGGCCTCAGCAGGACATACACGGCGCAACGGGTGGCCGAATCGTTACATTGGGCGATGTCGATCCGTATCTTGATAACGATGGCCTCGGGCCCTATCGTACATCGACGTAAGTCGATTTGAGCGCCGGCGGGAACCCCCGCTGCCGCCCTTCCGCACCCGGCGACCCCGGGTCCGCCCCGTCCAAGGAGTCCACCCGATGCGCATCCGCCCCCTGCTCGTCGTACTCAGCACCGCGTTGGTCGGCGCCCTCGGCGCCGCGTCCAGCGCGTCCGCCGCCCCACCCGGCCCGCAACCCATCATCGGCGGCAGCACCGTCTCGTCCGCGCCCTGGGCCGCCGCGGTGCTGAGCAACGGCTCGTTCACCTGCTCCGGCAGCGTCATCGCCTCGCAGTGGGTGCTCACCGCCCGGCACTGCATCAGCGGCACCATGTCGGTCCGGGTCGGCAGCGTCTACCGCGCCTCGGGCGGGGTCACCCGCACGGTCAGCGCCACCTACACCCGCAACGACCTCGCCCTCATGCGGCTCTCCAGCACCGTCAGCACCTCGACGGTGACCCTGGCCAGCAGCAACCCGCCCATCAACTCGACGAACTCGATCTACGGGTGGGGCATGACCTGCTACAGCGGCTGCTCCGCGTCCAGCCAACTGAAGACCGCCACGGTGCGGGTGACCAGCAACAGCGTCACCGACGCGTACGGGGGGCAGGCGATCCGCAGCACCGAGATCAGCGGTAACGCCTGGCGGGGCGACTCGGGTGGCCCGCAGTTCTACAACGGGCAGCAGGTCGGTGTCGCCTCCACCGCCGACGGCTACAGCATCCAGAACTACGGCAGCGTTGCGTACAACCGGGCCTGGATCACCTCGGTGGCCGGTGTCTGACGGTTAGCGCCTCACGCGGTGCGGATGGCCGGCTGAGTGCCGGCCGTCCGCGCCGCGTCGTTTTGCAGCATCCGATCAGGTGAACAATGCACCCGATCGGGTCGCGCCACTCCTGACAGCATCGGAACCGTGCTGGTCGTGACGACAGAGCAACTGCCCGGCTATGAGATCCGCCAGATTCTCGGTGAGGTGGTGTCATCGATGGCCAGGACGCGCAACCCGTACCGCGAGGGAGTCAAGAACCTGCGCGGTGGCGCGTACGACCCGCTGGCCCCGGACAACCTGACCCGCTGGCGCACCGACTCGGTGTCCCGGCTCGGCGAGGAGGCCCTGCGGCTCGGCGCGAACGCGGTGATCGGCATGCGGTTCGACAGCCGGGACTGCGGCGAGATGTGGATGGAGATCTGCGCGTACGGAACGGCAGTGGTCGCCGTACCCAAGATGCCCGAAGTCATGCCGGCCGACCAGCCGGCGGTCGCTGCGGGGACCGCGGAGGTCGCGGGCTTCACCGGGTCTCCCGGCGGCATCGCCGAACCAGCCAGCGCCCCCAACCTCAGAACCGCCGCAGAAACCCCAACCGGCGACTAACCACCCACCACCCCACCCACCACCCACCCCATCCCAGCCCCACCCCGACCTGGTTGATCATGAGGTTATTGCCCGACGTCTCGGCGTGTCGTGGCAATAACCTCATGATCAACAGGGGATAGGGGGGTGGGGGCCGGGGGGAGGGGGGCGGGTTAGAGGATGGGGGGTGGGGAGTAGGTGGCGGCGTTGGGGTGGGTTTGGACCACCTTGGTGATGCGGCGGGTTATCGCGGCCACCTGGGCGGGAGCGGCGCCGACGAATGCGCTGCGGTCGGCGACCAGGGTGTCGATGTCGGCGCGGGAGAGGCCGAGTCGGCCGTCCGCCGCCAACCGGTCGAACAGGTCGTTCTCCGGCGAGCCCTTCTCGCGCATCGCCAGGGCCACCGCGACCGCGTGCTCCTTGATCACCTCGTGGGCGACCTCGCGGCCGACGCCACGCCGGACCGCCGCCACCAGGATCTTCGTGGTGGCCAGGAACGGCAGGAACCGCTCCAGCTCCCGGTTGATCACTGCCGGGTACGCGCCGAACTCGTCGAGCACGGTGAGGAACGTCTGGAAAAGCCCGTCCGCAGCGAAGAACGCGTCCGGCAGGGCCACCCGGCGGACCACCGAGCAGGACACGTCCCCCTCGTTCCACTGGTCACCGGCCAGCTCGCCGACCATCGACAGGTAACCCCGGATGATCACCGCGAAACCGTTCACCCGCTCCGACGAGCGGGTGTTCATCTTGTGCGGCATCGCGCTGGAGCCGACCTGACCCGGCTTGAAGCCCTCGGTCGCCAACTCCTGGCCGACCATCAGCCGGATCGTGGTGGCCAGCGACGACGGCGCGGCGGCGGTCTGGGCCAGGGCGGCCAGCACGTCGAAGTCCAGCGAGCGCGGGTAGACCTGCCCGACGCTGTCCAGCACTCGGGAGAAGCCCAGGTGCTCGGCGACCCGCCGCTCCAACTCGGCCACCTTGTCGGCGTCGCCGTCGAAGAGGTCCAACTGGTCGGCGGCCGTGCCGACCGGCCCCTTGATCCCACGCAGCGGGTAGCGGGCGATCAACTCTTCCAGCCGCTCGTACGCGATCAGCAGCTCCTCCGCCGCCGACGCGAAGCGCTTGCCGAGCGTGGTGGCCTGCGCCGCCACGTTGTGCGAACGGCCGGTCATGACCAGCTCGGAGTGCTCGTGGGCCAGCCAGGCCAAGCGGGCGAGGGTGGCCACCACCCGGTCCCGGATCAGCTCCAGCGAGGCGCGCACCTGGAGCTGCTCGACGTTCTCGGTGAGGTCCCGCGAGGTCATCCCCTTGTGCACGTGCTCGTGCCCGGCGAGCGCGCTGAACTCCTCGATCCGGGCCTTCACGTCATGCCGGGTGACCCGTTCCCGCTCCGCGATCGAGGCAAGGTCGACCTGGTCGAGCACCCGCTCGTACGCCTCGACCACACCGTCCGGCACCGGCACGCCCAGGTCGCGCTGAGCGCGTAGCACGGCGAGCCAGAGCCGCCGCTCCATCCGGACCTTCTCCTCCGGAGACCAGAGGGCGACCAATTCGGGCGAGGCGTACCGGTTGGCCAGCACGTTGGGGATCGTCGTCACGTACCTCATTGTCCCGCACCCGCAGGCCTCCAGCCGAACCGGGCCGGGTTGCCGGGGCCGTCAGGGGCGACTGACCTCGTAGACCGTGACCGAGCCGGCGACCAGCCGAACCTCGACCAGCCGGGCCAGGTCCGGCGACACCACGCCCGCCCTGGCGTCGGCGAACAGCCACCGGACCCCGTGCTGCGTCCGGAGCCGCTCCAGGTCGGCGGTGGTCGGCGTGGTGAACACCCGGTCGTTGAACGCGAGCAGTTCCTGATCGGGGAAGTTCTGCCGGGCGTACCCCAGGTTGTCGACGCCGTGCGCGGCCACGACCGCGTCGGTGTAGCCCCAGCTCTCCACCACCGTGCGGTGGCCGCCCAGACCGGTCACCCAGAACGCCCGGGCATCGCAGTGCGGGGTGGTTCGCACCGGCCGGCAGTGCACGTTGGTGGCGACCACGTCGTCGTCGGCGGCGTGCTCGTCCAGCCACAACGCCGCGCGCAGCTCGTCGACGGTCAGCGCGTACGGCTGCGGCCCGGTCGCCGGCACCGGCTCGGTCAACACCGAGCGGACGACCCCGCCCACGGCGACGGCGCCGCTGGCACCGAGCATCGCGGCGGTGACCCCCGCCACCGCGATCGTCACCGCCCGCCGACGGCCGCCCGGTGCCGGGACGCGCCGCCGCCACAGGGCGGCCACCCCGACGGCGAGCGCGGCGGCCACCGCCACGAACAGCGCGTACCGGACCGCCGACGCACCGAGCACCCGGAGCCATCCCTCGATGGTCGAGGTGTAGGGGGTGCCGGGTCGGGCGATCTTCGGCCACGCGAAACCCACCACCGTGCCGGCGGTGGCCAGCGCCGCCACCGCGCCGGCCACGGCGGGCACCACCAGCACCGGCCAGGGTGCCCGGGCCACGGCGAGCGACCAGGCGGTCAACACCGCGCCGACCGGGATGACACCCATCCAGAAGTAGATCTGGCTGATCGACGGGTGCTGGAAAACCCAGGTGGTGGCAGCTCCGGCGAGCACCGTGCCGGCGAGCAGCCAGACGGCCGCGTCGGCCCGGTGCTCCCGCTCGACGAGCAGGCTCATGCCCACCCACCGTGGCGCCTGACCCAGCACCCACCAGGCGACCACGGAGAACGCCAGCAGCCAGCCGATGGCACCGCCGTCGTTGATGCCCGGCGGCAGCGGCGCATCCGGCCAGATTCCGTCGCCCCCACCGAGCGTTTCGGAGTACGGGCCGATGAAGTGCAGCAACGCCAACGCCTGCACGCGCAGCGTCGAGGCCCCACCACCGGCGAACAGCCGGAAACCGAGCGC
The nucleotide sequence above comes from Micromonospora luteifusca. Encoded proteins:
- the purS gene encoding phosphoribosylformylglycinamidine synthase subunit PurS, giving the protein MPRVVVDVMLKPEILDPQGQAVANALPRLGVGDVASVRIGRRIEIEFTGEPDLDRAREIADKLLANPVIEDFTIRVVEADETADARS
- a CDS encoding YbjQ family protein; protein product: MPAVRAASFCSIRSGEQCTRSGRATPDSIGTVLVVTTEQLPGYEIRQILGEVVSSMARTRNPYREGVKNLRGGAYDPLAPDNLTRWRTDSVSRLGEEALRLGANAVIGMRFDSRDCGEMWMEICAYGTAVVAVPKMPEVMPADQPAVAAGTAEVAGFTGSPGGIAEPASAPNLRTAAETPTGD
- a CDS encoding S1 family peptidase, which gives rise to MRIRPLLVVLSTALVGALGAASSASAAPPGPQPIIGGSTVSSAPWAAAVLSNGSFTCSGSVIASQWVLTARHCISGTMSVRVGSVYRASGGVTRTVSATYTRNDLALMRLSSTVSTSTVTLASSNPPINSTNSIYGWGMTCYSGCSASSQLKTATVRVTSNSVTDAYGGQAIRSTEISGNAWRGDSGGPQFYNGQQVGVASTADGYSIQNYGSVAYNRAWITSVAGV
- the purB gene encoding adenylosuccinate lyase; amino-acid sequence: MTTIPNVLANRYASPELVALWSPEEKVRMERRLWLAVLRAQRDLGVPVPDGVVEAYERVLDQVDLASIAERERVTRHDVKARIEEFSALAGHEHVHKGMTSRDLTENVEQLQVRASLELIRDRVVATLARLAWLAHEHSELVMTGRSHNVAAQATTLGKRFASAAEELLIAYERLEELIARYPLRGIKGPVGTAADQLDLFDGDADKVAELERRVAEHLGFSRVLDSVGQVYPRSLDFDVLAALAQTAAAPSSLATTIRLMVGQELATEGFKPGQVGSSAMPHKMNTRSSERVNGFAVIIRGYLSMVGELAGDQWNEGDVSCSVVRRVALPDAFFAADGLFQTFLTVLDEFGAYPAVINRELERFLPFLATTKILVAAVRRGVGREVAHEVIKEHAVAVALAMREKGSPENDLFDRLAADGRLGLSRADIDTLVADRSAFVGAAPAQVAAITRRITKVVQTHPNAATYSPPPIL